Within Lolium rigidum isolate FL_2022 chromosome 5, APGP_CSIRO_Lrig_0.1, whole genome shotgun sequence, the genomic segment cgaaggggggcccacaccctagggggcgcccccccttggccgcgccggggtagggtttggtggccctgcctcccttctctggcggttctcgtgtgttctggatgcttccgggtaaaataggaacctgggcgttgatttcgtccgattccgagaatatttcgttactaggatttctgaaaccaaaaacagcagaaaacagagaccggcacttcggcatcttgttaataggttagttccggaaaatgcacgaatatgacataaagtgtgcatataacatgtagataacatcaataatgtggcatggaacacaagaaattatcgatacgttggagacgtatcagcatccccaagcttagttactgctcgtcccgagcaggtaaaacgataacaaagataatttacggagtgacatgccatcataatcttgatcatactatttgtaaagcatatgtagtgaatgcagcgatcaaaacaatatgtatgacatgagtaaacaagtgaatcataaagcaaagacttttcatgaatagcacttcaagacaagcatcaataagtcttgcataagagttaactcataaagcaataattcaaagtaaaggtattgaaacaacacaaaagaagattaagtttcagcggttgctttcaacttgtaacatgtatatctcatggatattgtcaacatagagtaatataataagtgcaataagcaagtatgtaggaatcaatgcacgagttcacacaagtgtttgcttcttgaggtggagagaaataggtgaactgactcaacattgaaagtaaaagaatggtcctcatagaggaaaagcatcgattgctatatttgtgctagagctttgattttgaaaacatatagagagcataaaaataaagttttgagaggtgtatgttgttgtcaacgaatggtagcgggtactctaacccccttgccagacaaaccttcaaagagcggctcccattttattttatttttgagtggcactccttccaacctttctttcacaaaccatggctaaccgaatcctcgggtgcaccgccaacaatctcataccatgaaggagtgcctttttattttagttttattatgatgacactcctcccaacctttgcttacacaagccatggctaaccgaatccttcgggtgccgtccaacaatcacataccatggaggagtgcctttttttgttaattaatttgggactgggaatcccattgccagctctttttgcaaaattattggataagcggatgaagccactagtccattggtgaaagttgcccaacaagtttgaaagataaacaccacatacttcctcatgagctataaaacattgacacaaatcagaggtgataaattttgaattgtttaaaggtagcactcaagcaatttactttggaatggcgggaaataccatgtagtaggtaggtatggtggacacaaatggcatagtgttgtttggctcaaggatttggatgcatgagaagtattccctctcgatacaaggtttaggctagcaaggttgtttgaaacaaacacaaggatgaaccggtgcagcaaaactcacataaaagacatattgaaaacattataagactctacaccgtcttccttgttgttcaaaactcaatactagaaattatctagactttagtgttgtgggtatacttcagcaTAGATATATCTCGTAATGCATCCAAAAGTAGCACCgacagatccaacataagctacaatttacatgaaattaagctgctctacgtatAGAGCAaatacatacagagagtgcaaaaGAGGGCACGTCTAACGCCTCCAGTAGCGCGGTGActccgcttggaggttgcgcagtgaatcccaagtgctttgtgtttggccatgtacgcatgcacgttcacggtccttccaactcccaGCGCCAATCCGCCAATGGATctcgcatggttcaccagggagttgaagctctgtggcgcggagcttcccgtTGCGtaaggcacttgtaaatgcctcgagcaaaagggccatcgtaatggccggaccgcacttccgaggacgtgacgagtcttggtgggaaggactcgtcgtcgccgccgacgccgctcgCTCCGCACCCGTCacgagcaccaaagatcgtgcaaaaaacacctgagtcaattgcaacgatgatggaacagagagtgaacaaaaatcatgcatgataatatgggctcgaaaaaaagaggtagcctcgctacattggacacacttatatccgtgGATTTGAGcgcgtaaaccaaagatcatgcacaacaaatttgtacacaccaattgtttaccgaccaaaccccgaatcaatttatgcccaaatattcatcatcatcggtacaaatcttaaacaaagcaaatcacaaacactaataacgcaagatctaacacaaaaggatcgaactagaaaCGTAATTTTAACagcaataacgcaagatctaacaaaaaaggattgaactagaaatcgcacgaaccgtaataacggtagatctaacacaaaatgNNNNNNNNNNNNNNNNNNNNNNNNNNNNNNNNNNNNNNNNNNNNNNNNNNNNNNNNNNNNNNNNNNNNNNNNNNNNNNNNNNNNNNNNNNNNNNNNNNNNtttagagagaccaattatgcaaaccaaattttagcatgctctatgtattcttcactaataggtgcaaagtatatgatgcaagagcttaaacatgagcacaacaattgccaagtatcacattacccaaaacatttatcgcaattactacatgtatcattttccaattccaaccatataacaatttaacgaagaggaaacttcgccatgaatattatgagctaagaacacatgtgttcattcgaaccagcggagcgtgtctctctcccacacaagcatgatgtaatccaatttattcaaacaaaaacaaaaacaaaagcaaacaaacagacgctccaagaaaaagcacataagatgtgatggaataaaaatatagtttcaagagaaggaacctgataatttgtcgatgaagaaggggatgccttgggcatccccaagcttagacgcttgagtcttcttaatatatgcaggggtgaaccaccgggtgcatccccaagcttagagctttcactctccttgatcatagtatatcatcctcctctcttgacccttgaaaacttcctccacaccaaactcgaaacaactcattagagggttagtggacaataaaaattaacatgttcagaggtgacacaatcattcttaacacttctggacattgcataaagctactggacattaatggatcaaagaaattcatccaacatagcaaaagaggcaatgcgaaataaaaggcagaatctgtcaaaacagaacagtccgtaaagatggattttattaggccaccagacttgctcaaatgaaaatgctcaaattgaatgaaagttgcgtacatatctgaggatcatgcacgtaaattggcataattttctgagcttcctgcagggcagtgggctcagattcgtgacagcaaagaaatctggaactgcgcagtaatccaaatctagtacttacttttctatcaacgactttacttggcacaacaaaacacaaaactaagataaggagaggttgctacagtagtaaacaacttccaagacacaaatataaaacaaagtactgtagcaaaataacacatgggttatctcccaagaagttctttctttatagccgttaagatgggctcagcagttttaatgatgcactcgcaaaagatagtatgtgaagcaaaagagagcatcaagaggcaaattcaaaacacatttaagtctaacatgcttcctatgcataggaatcttgtaaataaacaagttcatgaagagcaaagtaacaagcataggaagataaaacaagtgtagcatcaaaaatttcagcacatagagaggtattttagtaacatgaaaatttctacaaccatattttcctctctcataataactttcagtagcatcatgagcaaactcaacaatataactatcacataaagcattcttatcatgagtctcatgcataaaattattactctccacataagcataatcaattttattagttgtagtgggagcaaattcaacaaagtagctatcattattattctcatcaagtgtaggaggcatagtataatcacaacaaaatttactctcagcagtaagtggcacaaaaagaccactatcattatcatcatcagaaataggaggcaaagtatcatcaaagaaaattttctcctcaatgcttgggggactaaaaatatcatgaaaaccagcttccccaagcttagaactttctatattattgtcaacaatggtgttcaaagcgttcatactaatattactaccaagcatgcaaagaagatttcataggttttttaattttcgcatcaaacaatccatgttttaaatcaggaaatagaataagaagctcactcttgtacattatgccaaactagtgtaaacaagaaacaacaagatgcaattgcaggatctaaaggaaatagctttgagcacacacacgacggcgccgtaaaaatactttacccgagaccgtagtatgagagccttttacctttcctccccggcaacggcgccgtaaaagtgcttgatgtctacgggagcttctattcttgtagacagtgttgggcctccaagagcgagaggtttgtagaacagcaaagcaagtttcccttaagtggatacccaaggtttatcgaactcgtggaggaagaggtcaaagatatccctctcatgcaaccccgcaaccacaaagcaagaagtctcttgtgtccccaacacacctaataggtgcactagttcggcgaagagatagtgaaatacaggtggtatgaataagtatgagcagtagcaacggtgccgtaaaagtgcttggcgtgtagttgatggtggtggtattgcagcagtagtaacgcaaagaaacaagaaacaagcagtagtaacgcaagagtagtaacgcagcagtagtaaacaagcgtagtaactcagcaagtatttaggaacaaggcctagggaatagactttcactagtggacactctcaacatcgatcacataacagtaacgtataaatgcatactctacacgtttgttggatgatgaacacattgcgtaggagtacacgaaccctcaatgccggagttaacaagctccacaataatgctcatgttttagtaacctttagtgtaagatagatcaacgctactaaaccaagtactagcatagcatgcacactgtcaccttcatgcatatgtaggaggaatagatcacatcaatattatcatagcaatagttaactccataatctacaagagatcatgatcatagcataaaccaagtactaacacggtgcacacactgtcacctttgcacacgtgcaggaggaataaaactactttaataacacatcactagagtagcacatagataaattgtgatacaaatacattgcaatcataaagagatataaataagcacctcactatgccattcaacagtgaataagtattctgtgaaatctagcctaagagacccacacggtgcacacactcgtcacctttacacacgtgggactaggagtctcctggagatcacataagtaaaactcacttgactagcataatgacatctagattacaagcatcatcatatgaatctcaatcatgtagggcagctcatgagattattgtattgaaacacataggagagagatgaaccacatagctaccggtacagccccgagcctcgatggagaactactccctcctcatgggagcagcagcggtgatgaagatggcggtggagatggcagcggtgtcgatggagaagccttccggggcacttccccgctccggcagggtgccggaacagagatcctgtccccgcatcttggcttcgcgatggcggcggctccggcaggtttcgtgggtttcgtcaattggtatcgggttttctgacccgtgggcttcttataggcgaagaggcggcgcaggaaggtcgaagggggcccacaccctagggggtgcgcccccttggccgcgccgggtagggtttggtggccccgcctcccttctcgcgcggttctcgtgtgttctggatgcttccgggtaaaataggaacccgggcgttgatttcgtccgattccgagaatatttcgttactaggatttctgaaaccaaaaacagcagaaaacaggaactcggcacttcggcatcttgttaataggttagttccagaaaatgcacgaatatgacataaagtgtgcatataacatgtagataacatcaataatgtggcatggaacacaagaaattatcgatacgttggagacgtatcaatattctCCGCCTCTAACTTCACCCAGGACCAAAGTCACTGTATGgcaagaaagaacagagcttcgtgacgctccctccgaaaccaaacggtcggaataaacgcatgggtgcgcacgaccgaaaacCACCACGTCTGGCAAAACTCCAGGTAATAtatgcactgttacattcgccagtgatgtcttccggaactcaacactccggccagatcaaagAAGGACACACTCAggcagatcttcatcttcgcgcaagaggaaccctagaacaACCACCTTTATTCAAAGCAGCCGTGCCAACAACCCCCACGCCATCGGCCGGCAGCAGAGGAGGAGACGacatgccgcgatcgaggaaggcaACCTGCTCGGCTACAGGCTTGGTGGGAACGGGCAGCCTACTCGTCTTAGATCAAGCCGCCGCTGCCACCGGAACCCCACCGCCACCGTAGACCATCGCCGGCCGCCACACCTCCGCGTTGTCCACCGCAGCCCTCCTCTGCAGATCACCCAAGCCCGCCGACACCTTGCGCCCCGCCCCGCATGCAAAGCCGTACGTGCCCTCCTCGCCCTCCGCCTTTGGCGAGAAgggtgccgccaccgccgccggcgagggcaGCGGCCAGGCAGGGCCGGCGAGGGGCGgactggaggcggcggcgcggttccTCCGGGATCGCCCAGGCGGGGGCGACCCGGGAGGTTAGGGGGAGGCGGCGGATGTGTGCGGGTGTATTTAAATTTTTTATGAATTATTTCATTTTCTGCTATGAGAATGATCGGCGggtgaaaccggcaaccagcgcGCCCGGTGGACGCCGCATGCGGTGCTGTGGTGGCATCAGGGCAtctcagcggcgcgacgcaaatggtcgctgagcgaccgttttcgtccgccgtgaccggaaatgcgtctgggccctgctccagcggggcgacgcaaagtgaccggccttcgcggagacgcaaacctggcccaaatatgcgccaggtttgcgtctccgcggacgcttggCGGACGCggcgagcgtcctccatttcttacccggtcccgcaagtcggccgagagcaaaatcgaccgcttcgacctGATTTCTTTTTTCACCCTCGTTGGTGCCCTAGTGCAACGCCCCCGCCCCAATCCCCGCCGTCCGCCGCAgtactcgccgccggcaccgttgtcgtcgcgcgggagagcaggatcgtactcggggttggggctccggcgcgaacctgccggctgttttcgggcgaaacgttgccggttgcgccgcccttccgcgtcgcccacgacctgttcgacctattgcgccggtaggttcctTCTCCTTTTTCGGCGcgatttgtgcgcggccattgatcaacaGTTCGTATCGACGCAGATGGACGCgtggcatatggtggagaagttccgcgcggagatcgttgactcctcttcggacGACGAGTCCGATCATTCGGCGcacacattggcaactactgcggcctccatgatccacgagttcacctcaaacccggggccgcagcaccggggctctgtgaaggggcgctcgaAAAACCTGCTCCAaacagctgcagacggatctgattgagcatcaatggaccatggctggccatgaagatcatgcctagaggactagtatcttattttcatgtagacttttaaaaatttaaatgttataactatgacttcgttgaaatcatatttgttgtttcaaaacttcatatttgatgcaaacgcggaaatgcgtcgcgccgctggagccaccccagggtgcaaacggacgcgcggacaaaaacggtctgtctcgcgtccgccgcgcgacgcaaacggacatttcggacgtccgaaatgcgtcgcgccgctggagatgccctcagcatGTAGCTCAGTGGATGGGAAGCCTCGGCACTGATGCGGGTGGAGCATGCCGTGGGCATTGAGTTGAAGGTCCGTTGGCGgttaattcttctttcttttacaTGCTAGCTAACGAGCCAACAAGGTACAAATGGATTGATACTTCTTTCTTTTGCCTTTTGATAGTTTTTTTCTTGACCAATTGCTTTAGAACGCATTGCCTTCTTTCATAAGCTGTAGTATGGGCAATATTATGGTTGACACAAGTAAAAAATATGTTGCTTGGTGTAATGAAAATAAGATTACTGAAAGGCATATACACATTGCTGCTATTAATTTGTCTATGGAATTTAGTTGGGTCATTTTTTTTCTAGTGAGGAGGTTATCCAGTATTCAAATTTACTAATCCAAGGTGTTTTACTTACTGTTGACAATAGATTTACTCTGATGAACACTACAACTTTGAAGTAGTACAACAAGAAACTTAATTATGAAGCATCAATGTGGTTAGCCTAGAACAGAAGAAATAATAAGAAACCCAGGAAATTTGTAGCTCAAGTCAAATAAAATCAGTAATATTGATCAGGTGGATGAACACCCAGTGGGATTTTAACACAACCATCCAGAAGTAAAAGGATACTACTGATAAAACAGGCGTGCCACATGAGATTAGAGTTTAATATTACAGATTAATTTTACTTTTAAGAACATGATCATCTTAAAAGTACCTCTGGAGAACAAGGATCCGATGGTTTTTTCTAGGCACTCTTCAATATTTATAGATCCAATGTCATTATTTGGAGCAACGTTAGCTGCTTGCTATTTATTTTCGATCATATGCATTTTCACCTTGAATTATATCATGCAGCTCTCCGCTTCTTTCAATGTTCTTACAATCCATACATTTACAATTCTTCGAACAGAGGATATTGCATCTTCAATGTTTGGGGTAGCTCAGAGGACGTTTGCTATAATTTAGTGTTGGTATTTCTCTATTTGATCAAATTCAGACGATTGTCTCACTCTGTTGGCAAGTTGTTCTATGATAAGTACTTAAGTAAAGCTAGATGTTATTTTGCCACTCCTATAccaatagaactgttagtttcagATTCAGTTAGTAACTAGCAAGTTTGAAAAATAGAAATTGCTGGAAGTGCAAGGTAACTATCCTCATAGTTATTTGAAAAGCATGGTAACTAACCTCATATGTTTGTTTCATGTTCGCAAGTTTTTGTATCTCGAAAAGACAGTAAACAAGCTTCAAGGCAGATAGCTACTTGAAGTTGCCTTCTAAATTTACCCCATAAAACTTATTTAGGAAAACTTAGAACCCTTACTTGAAGGTGATGCTGACAAGGTATTTTCGTACTTAAAAAGTGATCAAACCTGAAATGTAGTACGATATATCGCATTTTGATGTGTGTAGCAAAGCAGGCCAATCCAAGTGAAACCAAATATGCACACATCATGCAAAAATAAACGAGAACAACAAGAAACGGCGCAGCAACGTGCGCAAGGTccttctagttttgaagatctccagAACTAAactccatatagaaattgtccgCGGGGTAGTCAGTGGTGAAATGATATGCCCGTCATTGATCCATTTCTGTCCTAATTTGGACGATGGTCCATAGGATATAATTTTTTCAACCTCTCCTCCTCTGGCTCCTTCTCACTGGTGCTGGCTCGTCTCTTCTTTTGCCCTCTCCTTGTATGTTGCGGTTCCGGAGATGTGGCCCCCTTTGGACCATCCCTACAAGCGCTGCGCTCTTAGGCACATTAGGAGATAGGATCGTCTTAGCGGCAGGCCCATGTTGGGGGTTCAGTGCATCTCCAATCGCTTGCTCTTGGTCAATGGGCATGTCATCCTCCGCGCCATGATAGCCATCCAGATCCACAAATGAAGGTGCGCAAGGGCCCAAAGGAGATGTTCCCAGTGGTGGAGTGCAGGCAGTGGTCAACGATGGGGATGAGCCAGTGGATGTTCCACACAACTTTATCGCCGCCTTCGGCCACTTGATGGCATGCCCCTTGTACTGTCCTAGTGTGTTGCATTCTGGTTCAGGGTGGTCGCTAATTTTTAAATCGACAAAGGGGTCAAGCACCTTAGTCACATCCACCCTCGCCATGTCTGGTGCTAAATCCACACAGTGCATTGTTTTTGGGTACACTTGCCCATGTGCAACCGTCAGCATGCTGCCGAGCATTGGGGCCATGAGTTGGCACGGAGTGATGACCTGAAAAACATATATACGATAGATTTATCATCGATGTTAGATTCCGCACAATGAAACCAAGTCATATTGCAACAATTGGTTGAGTCGACGACACTTACAGTGATGTCATCAATTGGATTTGGCTGCCCGGGGGCAATTCCTGAGACAGAGGCGCTGCTACTTGGTCCAACAATATGGAAGGGCAACATCTGGGTATCAGGATGCAAGGGTGGATGTCCTTGCCCCTGATCTCTTTCCGCCAATATGCGGGTATCAGGATGCAAAGGTGGACATCCTTGTTCCTGATCTCTTTCCGCCGATATACAGGTATCAGGATGCAAGGGTGGATGTCCTGGTTCCTGATCTTTTTCCGCCAATATAAAGGTATCAGGATGCAACGGTGGACGTCCTTGTTCCTGACCTTGTTCCTGACCTCTTTCCGCCAATATACGCCGCAATGTCGCCTCGGCAACCGCCGCAACTCGCTCCTCGAAATGAGAATCACGCTCATACCTGGCTCTCCTCCTCTGGCGGGCAACCTCGGGAGCTTCGGGGAAATATATCTTCCATGGAGCCCCATTCCCGACGCCTCTCacacggccaccaacctccttccCACCAAGAGCCTTGCTGAGAGGATCTTCCCACCTCTCGCCATCAATGGAGTCCTGGGAGCTTTGAGATTGAGGTTCATGGCTTTGTTTTTTCTGCAAGTAACATCAATCGCTTATTGAGGTCTACTTAATCAGTAACATGTTGAGCATATATAGGTATCACTCATCTACACTTAATCAAGTTCAAAAtgaaacaacaatcaacacaaccaaacactCAAATAGATCAGAATGCAGCCTCTCTTAGAACAATTTAACAGTGATAAAGTAACAGGCTAACCAATATGATATATTACATGAATCACGTAAACTAGCAAGATCAAAACAGGTGCACCATACCTACACTAAGCAGGTATAATATACTGGATGGAACAAAACCCTGTAAAATAGCAAGCTACAAGCATCCATATCGGCACATCTTTCACCATCCACATGACCATTTGTCAAATAAATACTACTATTTTCCAGTAACATATCTTCATGTTCTAGCAAAAAGAACCAGTGTCTTGGAATCCAACTTCAAATTATACATCTGTAGCAAATGCTCAAATAGATGATCAGCTATCTAATTAATTTAAGCCTGTTATAGAATTAATTGTTCTAGCATCTTGATCTGATGTTCACATAAAATTGCTCTAGGGCAGGGCCTTTAGGACTAAATTAACCATTGCTACTCTTGGTGGTTCCAACATCCCAACTAGCAAATACCATTGTGCATACTGCAAGCATTACCACTGGTACCATTATCAACTTTCCAGCAGAGTACATGTGCATATGACTACCTAGGATGACCAGTATGAGTAAACCGATTGCCAGGTTAAATTCCTATTTATCTAGGGATTAGTATTCAGATGACTAGAAATGACCTACTTAGAAAACCAGTAGGGTATTCATCTAGAGACTCCTGCACAGAAAAGCA encodes:
- the LOC124656778 gene encoding uncharacterized protein LOC124656778; this translates as MMTKALNSWRTTANAMKEEDFESVIKKKWPQIDEEDWKQFILSRTNDEFKKKSEWGKHMRSQNKFFHKLGSRGYLGKKPKWDKEDAALIAAGKEPPFSCIEPGRARDFLRARASFDPVTGEPVFKHQKLAEVFDKLKKQSHEPQSQSSQDSIDGERWEDPLSKALGGKEVGGRVRGVGNGAPWKIYFPEAPEVARQRRRARYERDSHFEERVAAVAEATLRRILAERGQEQGQEQGRPPLHPDTFILAEKDQEPGHPPLHPDTCISAERDQEQGCPPLHPDTRILAERDQGQGHPPLHPDTQMLPFHIVGPSSSASVSGIAPGQPNPIDDITVITPCQLMAPMLGSMLTVAHGQVYPKTMHCVDLAPDMARVDVTKVLDPFVDLKISDHPEPECNTLGQYKGHAIKWPKAAIKLCGTSTGSSPSLTTACTPPLGTSPLGPCAPSFVDLDGYHGAEDDMPIDQEQAIGDALNPQHGPAAKTILSPNVPKSAALVGMVQRGPHLRNRNIQGEGKRRDEPAPVRRSQRRRG